The following is a genomic window from Spirosoma foliorum.
GAGAGAATGGTGCCGTGTGCATACTTCTTTAACTGTGTGCACACTGTATAGTTTTGGGGATTTTAACAATTGCTATTTCTCCGGTACACCCGTTATTGTGGTGTCGGTTACTAATAACCGACATAGCGAGGTTTCTCAAAACCTAGCGGTACAAAAAAGTAGGTTTTGAGAAACCTCATTTGTCAGGTTTAGAACCTGACATCACATTCCAAAACACAAAGAATAATCACACAATCAATCAAATTTGGTTTTTCGAAGAAGAAAATTGTACATTTGCAGCCTTAACTGCAACCGAAACGTCGGTTTGTCAACGCCCATGAAGTTCCTCGCTTAAAAACCTACGCGGTTTTTTATTCTTCTTCCGATTACCGCCACCGCTTTTGTCTAAGTGGCCATTCTCATTTACAGATCATTCATACGCTGACAGTAGCCAATAGGCTCCGGCATATTTCTTTGTTCCAATGACCAAATTTTTTCGGTTATTCCTGGCCGCATTGCGTGGTACAGAAACCAATTTTACTTCTGGTAGTATTAACCGGGCTATTTTTCTGCTGTCGGTTCCGATGATTCTGGAGATGGTGATGGAATCGCTGTTCGCGGTTGTCGACGTATTTTTCGTGGCCAAGATCGGCACCGAAGCTATTGCTACCGTCGGGCTCACCGAGTCGGTATTAACCATTGTGTATTCCATTGCCATTGGGTTGAGCACAGCCGCTACGGCCCTGGTATCGCGTCGGGTTGGTGAAGATAATCACCGTGGTGCAGCCAATGCCGTCGGACAGGTAATCCTGGTATCTGTGGGATTGGGCCTGTTGATGGGCGTAGCTGGTTTTGTCTTTGCCGAAGATATTCTTCGTGCGATGGGTGGCGATGAAAAACTGATCGCGAATGGGGCTGGTTTCACGCGAATGATTTTTGCCAGTTCCCCGGCCATCATGTTGCTGTACACACTAAGCGGCAGTTTACGTGGCTCAGGCGATGCATCCGTTGCGATGCGCTCGTTGTGGCTGGCTAATGGGGTTAATATCATCTTGTGTCCGGTATTTATTTTCGGATTTGGCCCTATTCCGGCGCTGGGTGTGATGGGGTCGGCAGTAGCCACAACCATTGGCCGGTCGATGGGCGTGTTATACCAGCTTTATGCGCTGACACGAGTAAAAGGCGTCATACAAGTACTTCGGTCTGACGTGTCGCCTGATGCGGGAATTATTCGCAATCTGCTCAGTTTAGCCATTGGCGGCACCAGCCAGTTTCTGGTCGGTTCGGCCAGTTGGATCTTCCTGACACGGATTCTGTCCACCTTTGGCAGCGATGTTGTAGCGGGTTATACCATTGCCATCCGCATAATTGTGTTCACCATTCTGCCTTCGTGGGGTATGGCCAATGCAGCCGCCACCTTGGTTGGGCAGAATTTAGGGGCCGGTCAACCCGAACGGGCCGAAACGTCTGCCTGGCGAGCGGCTTTCTGCAACATGCTCTTTTTAGCCGCCGTTGGTATAGGTTTCTTTCTGGGAGCCGCGCCAATCGTCTCGTTGTTCGATGATAAAGCCCGTGTCGTCGAAATTGCGGTCGAATGTCTTCGTATTTTTTGCCTGGGCTATCTGTTTATGGCCTATGGAATGGTGCTTAGTCAGGCACTCAATGGAGCAGGCGATACCAAAACGCCGACGCTCATTAACATTGTCTGTTTTTGGGTAGTTGAGATACCACTGGCGTATACGCTGGCTCATCTACTCAACTGGGGACCTCCGGGCGTATTCTGGTCGGTGGCAATCAGCGAAACGCTACTGGCCGGAATTGCTATCTGGATCTTCCGGCGAGGGCGCTGGAAAACCGTTCAGGTATAGTTTTTTTTGACAGGATTTATAGGACGAACAGGATTTTTTAGCCCGGAGATGAAATCCTGTTCATCCTGTAAATCCTGTCGAAAAATAAACCTGTCTTGTATCCGTTTCAGCTTATTCACTGCCGAAACTTTTACCGTATAGGACCCGTTATAATTTACAGGCTTATAGCTTATTACACGTAGTTTTAGTACTTCGTCATATGCTATAACAACCTAATTACCACTAGAAATCTTACATGATCGACAACACAAAACCACCCGAAACCGCTGTGTTGGTCGCGCTGATTACGCAAAAGCAAACTGCCGACCAAACCAAAGAATATCTTGATGAATTAGCGTTTCTGGCCGAAACGTCGGGTGTAACCACGATTAAATCGTTCACGCAGAAACTCGAACACCCAGACAATCGCACCTTTGTTGGTAAAGGGAAACTGGAAGAAATTAAAACGTTTATTCTCGATAACCCAGTCGATTCTGTCATTTTCGACGACGATCTGACGCCATCACAGGTTCGAAATCTGGAAGCTGAATTTAAGGATATTAAGGTGCTTGACCGCAGCTTGCTCATCCTGAATATTTTCTCCATGCGCGCACAAACCGCCCAATCGCGGGTACAGGTTGAGCTGGCGCAATACCAGTATATGTATCCTCGACTGACCCGTATGTGGAGCCACTTAACGAGTCAGAAAGGGGGCGTTGGTATGCGTGGACCGGGGGAGAAAGAGCTTGAGACCGACCGTCGGATCGTGAAAGACCGAATTTCGTTTCTCAAAGAGAAACTCGCTAAGATTGACAAACAGAGCCAGACACGCCGGAAAGAGCGCGACCGATTAGTGCGAGTAGCTTTAGTAGGTTACACCAACGTGGGCAAATCGACGCTGATGCGGACGATGGCCAAAACTGACGTATTCGCCGAAAACAAGCTATTCGCAACCGTAGATTCGACTGTGCGAAAGGTGACCCTTGGCAATATTCCGTTCCTGTTGACCGACACGGTCGGGTTTATCCGGAAACTGCCAACGATGCTCATCGAGTCGTTTAAATCGACGCTCGACGAAGTACGAGAAGCCGATATTCTGGTCCATGTAGTGGATGTATCGCACCCGAATTTTGAGGAGCAGATTGAA
Proteins encoded in this region:
- a CDS encoding MATE family efflux transporter codes for the protein MTKFFRLFLAALRGTETNFTSGSINRAIFLLSVPMILEMVMESLFAVVDVFFVAKIGTEAIATVGLTESVLTIVYSIAIGLSTAATALVSRRVGEDNHRGAANAVGQVILVSVGLGLLMGVAGFVFAEDILRAMGGDEKLIANGAGFTRMIFASSPAIMLLYTLSGSLRGSGDASVAMRSLWLANGVNIILCPVFIFGFGPIPALGVMGSAVATTIGRSMGVLYQLYALTRVKGVIQVLRSDVSPDAGIIRNLLSLAIGGTSQFLVGSASWIFLTRILSTFGSDVVAGYTIAIRIIVFTILPSWGMANAAATLVGQNLGAGQPERAETSAWRAAFCNMLFLAAVGIGFFLGAAPIVSLFDDKARVVEIAVECLRIFCLGYLFMAYGMVLSQALNGAGDTKTPTLINIVCFWVVEIPLAYTLAHLLNWGPPGVFWSVAISETLLAGIAIWIFRRGRWKTVQV
- the hflX gene encoding GTPase HflX, whose protein sequence is MIDNTKPPETAVLVALITQKQTADQTKEYLDELAFLAETSGVTTIKSFTQKLEHPDNRTFVGKGKLEEIKTFILDNPVDSVIFDDDLTPSQVRNLEAEFKDIKVLDRSLLILNIFSMRAQTAQSRVQVELAQYQYMYPRLTRMWSHLTSQKGGVGMRGPGEKELETDRRIVKDRISFLKEKLAKIDKQSQTRRKERDRLVRVALVGYTNVGKSTLMRTMAKTDVFAENKLFATVDSTVRKVTLGNIPFLLTDTVGFIRKLPTMLIESFKSTLDEVREADILVHVVDVSHPNFEEQIEVVNTTLAEIKAADKPMVLVFNKMDRFVPKDEWTESLNTDDDEFSDSHEEVIIPVSVRRKTALEYLKKTYLTQKADYVAFISAETGENVGELRELLYDLVKERHYQIYPNWLHVPLTESAEYGDGLAG